One part of the Ziziphus jujuba cultivar Dongzao chromosome 2, ASM3175591v1 genome encodes these proteins:
- the LOC107415637 gene encoding calcium-dependent protein kinase 10, with protein sequence MIITENNEAYLSLGDLKKLNHLQSHQTSFWIDNCRNLISMGENKERVLVNWKCLLHLILSFKESDAEMCEDEFRILEALQPHPGLKNLYIRSYRGTNLYTKWMLSLVHLKSLYFSQCVHVETLPPLGSLPSLEKLGVRWCDKLRKIGVEFLGNIKHNNNNVSFPKLNLLYFYSMKNWEEWEGNIETTEHTDDAAGGAIIMPCLDTLRIISCDILKSLPEYLKLTPLKMLSIGDSKMLWQSLALSEKEWLKISHIPNIEIDEGIVIRRDGKWNYDELARRGFSKAFVHNGNEEAKNSTKERRERERERERERVGRVFGLVMGNCNACIRAETADDKSYHSKKNKNNNSNNRKKKKKKKNSRERRPNPYSEDPIRSPAPIRVLKDVIPLSHRTRIGDKYILGRELGRGEFGITYLCTDRETKQTLACKSISKRKLRTAVDIEDVRREVAIMSTLPEHPNIVKLKATYEDSENVHLVMELCEGGELFDRIVARGHYSERAAATVVRTIAEVVRMCHANGVMHRDLKPENFLYANRKEHSPLKAIDFGLSVFFKPGERFSEIVGSPYYMAPEVLKRNYGPEVDIWSAGVILYILLCGVPPFWAETEQGVALAILRGVIDFKREPWPQISDSAKSLVRKMLEPDPRKRLTAQQVLEHSWLQNAKKTSNVPLSDIVRTRLKQFSVMNRFKKKALRVIAEHLSVEEVEVIRDMFTLMDTDKDGKVSYEELKAGLRKVGSQLAEPEMKMLMEVADVDGNGVLDYGEFVAVTIHLQKMENDEHFRRAFMFFDKDGSGYIEASELGEALADESGETDNDVLNDIMREVDTDKDGRISYEEFVSMMKTGTDWRKASRQYSRERFKSLSLNLMKDGSLQLHDSLTGQAIAV encoded by the exons ATGATTATAACCGAGAACAATGAAGCATATTTGAGCCTAGGAGATTTGAAAAAGTTGAATCACCTTCAATCTCATCAAACAAGTTTTTGGATAGATAATTGTCGTAATTTGATAAGTATGGGTGAGAATAAGGAAAGAGTGCTGGTGAATTGGAAATGTCTTCTTCATCTAATTCTAAGTTTTAAAGAGAGTGATGCAGAAATGTGTGAAGATGAATTTAGGATACTTGAAGCCTTACAACCACATCCAGgcttgaaaaatttatatatcagaTCATATAGGGGTACCAATTTATATACCAAATGGATGTTGTCCTTAGTTCATTTGAAGAGTCTATACTTTTCACAGTGCGTGCATGTTGAGACATTGCCTCCTTTGGGAAGCCTACCTTCACTTGAAAAGCTTGGTGTTCGTTGGTGCGACAAACTGAGAAAGATAGGTGTTGAGTTTCTGGGAAATATTaagcataataataataatgtatcaTTCCCAAAACTGAACCTCCTTTACTTTTATTCTATGAAGAATTGGGAAGAATGGGAAGGCAATATTGAAACAACAGAGCATACAGATGATGCAGCTGGTGGAGCAATTATTATGCCGTGTCTTGATACCTTGCGAATAATAAGTTGTGACATTCTTAAATCACTACCAGAGTATCTGAAACTGACTCCATTGAAAATGTTGTCAATCGGGGACTCCAAAATGCTATGGCAATCTCTGGCACTATCAGAAAAAGAGTGGCTCAAGATTTCTCACATCCCAAACATCGAAATTGATGAGGGCATAGTGATCAGGAGAGATGGCAAATGGAATTACGACGAATTAGCAAGACGTGGTTTTTCCAAAGCATTTGTGCATAATGGAAATGAAGAAGCAAAGAATTCGAccaaagagagaagagagagagagagagagagagagagagagagagtggggaGAGtgtttggattggttatgggGAACTGCAACGCATGCATCAGAGCAGAGACAGCGGACGACAAGTCGTACCACtcgaagaagaacaagaacaataacagcaacaacaggaagaagaagaagaagaagaagaatagcaGGGAGAGAAGACCCAATCCTTATTCGGAGGACCCAATCCGATCCCCAGCTCCGATTCGGGTTTTAAAGGACGTGATCCCACTGAGTCACCGGACTCGGATCGGAGACAAGTACATACTGGGTCGTGAACTCGGACGCGGCGAGTTCGGAATCACGTATCTCTGTACCGACCGAGAGACCAAACAAACCCTCGCTTGCAAATCAATTTCTAAACGAAAGCTCAGAACTGCG GTGGATATAGAGGACGTGAGAAGAGAGGTTGCGATAATGTCAACTCTGCCTGAGCACCCAAACATTGTAAAGCTGAAAGCGACGTACGAGGACAGCGAGAATGTGCATTTGGTTATGGAGCTTTGCGAAGGAGGTGAGCTTTTCGATAGGATTGTGGCGAGAGGGCATTACAGCGAGCGAGCCGCGGCTACAGTCGTCAGGACCATAGCCGAGGTGGTGAGGATGTGTCACGCCAATGGAGTTATGCACAGGGACCTGAAGCCCGAGAATTTCTTGTACGCTAACAGGAAAGAGCATTCGCCGCTTAAGGCCATTGATTTTGGCCTCTCGGTGTTCTTCAAGCCTG GGGAGAGATTTTCGGAGATCGTGGGGAGTCCGTACTACATGGCACCGGAGGTGTTGAAAAGAAATTATGGACCGGAAGTTGATATATGGAGTGCCGGAGTGATTCTTTATATACTGTTATGTGGGGTTCCTCCATTTTGGGCAG AGACTGAACAGGGTGTTGCTCTTGCAATTTTGAGGGGTGTGATTGATTTTAAGAGAGAACCGTGGCCTCAGATTTCAGATAGTGCTAAAAGCCTTGTCCGGAAGATGTTAGAACCGGATCCGAGAAAGCGCTTGACTGCTCAACAGGTGCTTG AACATTCCTGGTtacaaaatgcaaagaaaacttCAAATGTTCCATTAAGCGACATTGTAAGAACAAGGCTTAAGCAGTTCTCTGTCATGAATAGGTTCAAAAAGAAAGCGTTGAGG GTAATTGCAGAACACTTATCTGTTGAAGAAGTAGAAGTAATAAGAGATATGTTTACATTGATGGATACTGACAAAGATGGCAAAGTATCATATGAGGAGCTTAAGGCTGGGCTTAGAAAGGTTGGTTCACAATTGGCTGAACCAGAGATGAAGATGCTGATGGAAGTG GCTGATGTTGATGGGAATGGAGTACTGGACTATGGAGAGTTTGTAGCAGTCACAATTCACTTGCAGAAGATGGAGAACGATGAGCATTTCCGTAGGGCGTTTATGTTTTTCGACAAAGATGGTAGTGGATATATCGAAGCAAGTGAGCTTGGGGAAGCCTTAGCGGATGAATCTGGGGAAACCGATAATGATGTGCTGAATGACATCATGCGAGAAGTTGATACAGACAAG GATGGACGTATCAGTTACGAGGAGTTTGTTTCCATGATGAAAACTGGAACTGATTGGAGAAAAGCATCTCGACAATATTCGAGAGAAAGATTCAAAAGTTTGAGTCTCAACCTGATGAAAGATGGTTCGCTGCAGCTTCATGACAGTCTTACAGGTCAAGCTATTGCTGTATGA
- the LOC132800774 gene encoding disease resistance protein RGA2-like, with translation MAEALLSAVLRQLVSIVTKLGNQELRLVKDVEKSVSNIQKKLEDIQAVLEDAERKQLDDPSVRRWLGKLKDVSYATNDVLDDWSSEILKSQIPNHVEEEEGDHHQKADLVSNKMMKKKKVCFPSPSCCFCLSQLKQVGVRREIAHRIKELNETLDEIAKEKDAYSLEKTNNASPKERRETTSFVYEPDVDGRDEDKNLVISKLLSDESSDKGPVIIPIVGMGGLGKTTLAQLVFNHEKIKMHFNERIWVCVSDPFDEVRIAKAIIESLKGCQANLDTLEALSHRIRESIEGKKFLLVLDDVWSDEREKLEKLIQPLRCGAVGSRLLVTTRKTEVANMMGVTSSQIIYLDLLSDDHCWKIIMRLAFEERNDEESKQQLEGVGKEIAKKCKGLPLVAKTLGCLMFSKETLKEWEDVLSSKLWELQDEQSKTYAPFFLSYNDLSPRQKRCFSYCSVFPKDFKIERSSLIEMWMSQGYLSGSPQDMEKEGEKCFKILSMRSFFQDFERRIDGSIRSCKMHDILHDFSQFLTTNECSAMKVDMEEIEPLSVEKVRHFTLQTSKLGVAKFPTSTFHQNNLRTLFLNFSGSRLFDDDYDMLFFLQICGIQKHIRTLYLEKCRIRKVPEQLGQLIHLRYLNLSFNSSLRELPDEVCDLCNLQTLRIKYCQSLQRLPKGMGKLVNLRHLYCLGCSNLEGIAKRYW, from the coding sequence ATGGCTGAGGCTTTGCTTTCTGCGGTGCTGAGGCAGCTGGTTTCCATCGTTACTAAGTTGGGAAACCAAGAGCTGAGACTGGTGAAGGATGTTGAAAAAAGTGTctcaaatatccaaaaaaagCTTGAAGACATACAAGCTGTGCTGGAGGATGCCGAAAGGAAACAACTGGATGATCCCAGTGTTAGACGTTGGTTGGGTAAGCTCAAAGATGTCTCTTATGCCACCAACGACGTGTTGGACGACTGGAGTTCTGAAATTCTCAAATCCCAAATTCCAAACCATGTTGAAGAGGAAGAAGGTGATCATCATCAAAAAGCTGATCTTGTTTCAAacaagatgatgaagaagaagaaggtatgTTTTCCATCACCCTCTTGTTGCTTTTGTCTCAGCCAACTTAAACAAGTTGGTGTTCGCCGCGAAATTGCTCACAGAATCAAAGAGCTTAATGAAACATTAGATGAGATTGCCAAAGAGAAAGATGCTTACTCtttggaaaaaacaaataatgctTCCCcaaaagagagaagagagactACCTCATTTGTTTATGAGCCTGATGTCGATGGTCGGGATGAGGATAAGAATCTTGTAATAAGTAAGTTGTTAAGTGATGAGAGTAGTGATAAAGGTCCTGTTATCATCCCTATTGTAGGGATGGGGGGACTCGGGAAAACCACTCTTGCCCAACTTGTATTCAATCATGAAAAGATCAAAATGCACTTCAATGAGAGAATTTGGGTGTGTGTTTCCGACCCTTTTGACGAGGTTAGAATTGCCAAAGCAATTATTGAATCTCTCAAAGGCTGTCAGGCAAATTTAGATACACTGGAAGCTTTATCACATCGTATTCGTGAATCTATTGAGGGGAAAAAATTCCTTCTTGTCTTGGATGATGTATGGAGTGATGAGCGCGAAAAATTGGAAAAGTTAATACAACCACTTAGATGTGGTGCTGTAGGAAGTAGACTCTTGGTAACAACAAGAAAAACTGAAGTTGCTAATATGATGGGAGTGACCTCGTCCCAAATCATTTACCTGGATCTGCTGTCTGATGaccactgttggaaaataattatgcgACTTGCATTCGAGGAAAGAAATGATGAAGAgtcaaaacaacaattagaggGAGTTGGGAAGGAAATTGCAAAAAAGTGCAAAGGCTTGCCTCTTGTAGCAAAGACCTTAGGATGTCTGATGTTTTCAAAGGAGACCTTAAAGGAGTGGGAGGATGTTCTTTCTAGTAAACTCTGGGAATTGCAAGATGAACAAAGCAAAACTTATGCTCCATTTTTCCTGAGTTATAATGACTTGTCTCCTCGACAAAAACGTTGTTTCTCATATTGTTCTGTATTTCCTAAGGATTTTAAGATTGAGAGAAGTAGCTTGATTGAAATGTGGATGTCACAGGGTTATTTAAGTGGTAGTCCTCAAGATATGGAGAAAGAAGGTGAAAAATGCTTTAAAATTCTAAGCATGCGGTCTTTCTTTCAAGATTTTGAGCGACGCATTGATGGAAGCATTCGTTCATGCAAAATGCATGACATATTGCATGACTTTTCCCAATTTTTGACAACAAATGAATGCTCTGCCATGAAAGTTGATATGGAAGAAATAGAGCCTCTTAGTGTTGAAAAAGTGCGCCACTTCACATTGCAAACATCTAAACTGGGCGTAGCCAAATTTCCTACCTCAACATTTCATCAAAATAATTTGCGTACCCTGTTCCTAAATTTTTCAGGTTCTCGTTTAtttgatgatgattatgatatGTTGTTCTTTCTTCAAATATGCGGTATTCAAAAACATATTCGAACACTATATTTGGAGAAATGCAGAATTAGAAAAGTTCCAGAGCAACTTGGCCAGTTGATACATTTGAGATACCTCAACTTATCGTTTAACTCCAGTTTGAGAGAATTGCCTGATGAAGTATGTGATTTGTGTAATTTACAGACTTTAAGAATTAAATACTGTCAGAGTCTTCAAAGGCTACCAAAAGGGATGGGGAAACTAGTGAATTTGAGACACCTTTACTGTTTAGGTTGTTCTAACTTGGAAGGAATTGCCAAAAGGTATTGGTAG
- the LOC107415636 gene encoding probable E3 ubiquitin-protein ligase XERICO, which produces MAVELLGGDSKCEAWPLDHIDDEDDQSSPSPKFLFFLHAVLSRPVSVDDQEEEEEEDQLGVLPDNMVDSVNVGKDHVALDYDVVMDEVRSKVAIKDMLCEIGIVPVQDFMVQRILDTALSMSKDKRFVGRKVFRMGVHIDAIVDDLPPHDDDDDEDMEESDDEYEDEDMVGLEGEDYWEPKFEPANRVSIEELERVNVGDCSKEEAGRCSVCFDEFETGCEATRMPCSHLFHGDCIVKWLQTSKFCPLCRFQMPS; this is translated from the coding sequence ATGGCAGTTGAGCTGCTTGGCGGTGACTCAAAGTGTGAAGCGTGGCCTCTAGATCACATCGACGACGAAGATGACCAATCTTCACCATCCCCCAAGttcctcttctttcttcatgCCGTGCTTTCACGCCCTGTTTCTGTTGATGatcaggaggaagaagaagaagaagaccaacTGGGTGTTCTTCCTGACAACATGGTAGATAGCGTCAATGTCGGCAAAGATCATGTGGCTTTGGATTACGACGTGGTAATGGATGAGGTGCGGTCCAAGGTTGCCATCAAAGACATGCTTTGCGAAATTGGAATAGTTCCGGTTCAAGATTTCATGGTGCAGAGGATTTTGGACACCGCCCTTTCCATGTCCAAAGATAAACGGTTTGTGGGTCGGAAAGTTTTTCGGATGGGAGTGCACATTGATGCTATTGTGGATGACCTCCCAccacatgatgatgatgatgatgaagacatGGAGGAATCGGATGATGAATATGAAGATGAAGACATGGTGGGATTGGAGGGTGAAGATTATTGGGAGCCTAAATTTGAGCCAGCCAATAGAGTTTCCATTGAAGAGTTGGAGAGGGTCAATGTTGGAGATTGTTCGAAAGAAGAAGCTGGACGTTGTTCTGTTTGCTTTGATGAATTCGAAACTGGGTGTGAAGCTACTCGTATGCCTTGCTCGCATCTCTTTCATGGTGATTGTATTGTCAAGTGGCTCCAAACTAGCAAATTCTGTCCCTTGTGTAGATTTCAGATGCCATCATGA